Proteins encoded together in one Candidatus Paceibacterota bacterium window:
- the rpsL gene encoding 30S ribosomal protein S12, producing MPTIHQLVKRNRRSLKRKSKSVALTKSFNVLKNKPRYFYSPFKRGVCIKVTTKTPKKPNSAIRKIARVRLSNGMEVTAYVPGMGHNLQEHSVVLLKGGRVKDVGLRYSVVRGVLDSAGVETRRKGRSQYGTKRPKAAK from the coding sequence ATGCCAACCATTCACCAGCTGGTGAAGCGAAACCGACGTTCCCTCAAAAGGAAGTCGAAGTCCGTCGCCCTCACCAAGAGCTTCAACGTGCTCAAGAACAAGCCTCGTTATTTCTATTCGCCGTTCAAGCGCGGCGTGTGCATCAAAGTGACGACCAAGACCCCGAAGAAGCCTAACTCGGCAATCCGAAAGATCGCCCGCGTTCGACTCTCTAACGGTATGGAAGTCACCGCATACGTCCCAGGCATGGGCCACAACCTCCAGGAGCACTCTGTGGTGCTTCTCAAGGGCGGTCGCGTCAAAGACGTCGGTCTTCGATACTCCGTCGTCCGCGGCGTCCTCGACTCCGCAGGCGTGGAGACTCGTCGCAAAGGTCGCAGCCAGTATGGCACCAAGAGGCCAAAGGCGGCTAAATAA
- the rpsG gene encoding 30S ribosomal protein S7, giving the protein MRRKINIKRDLAPDVKYQSEKVSKLMNYIMYDGKKNQARTNVYKCFEIIKEKTKSENPLDVFEAALKNTAPNVEVRSRRVGGANYQVPVEVRPKRKDALSIKWIIDAARSKKGAPISAKLADEIIAASKNEGEAVKKRENTHKMAEANKAFAHFAW; this is encoded by the coding sequence ATGCGACGCAAGATCAATATAAAGCGCGACCTCGCTCCAGACGTAAAATACCAGTCTGAAAAGGTCTCGAAGCTTATGAACTACATCATGTACGACGGCAAGAAGAACCAGGCCCGCACGAACGTGTACAAATGCTTCGAAATCATCAAAGAGAAGACCAAGTCTGAGAATCCTCTCGACGTCTTCGAGGCGGCTCTCAAGAATACCGCTCCTAACGTAGAAGTACGCTCCCGACGCGTCGGCGGCGCCAACTATCAGGTCCCTGTCGAAGTCAGGCCGAAGCGCAAGGACGCTCTCTCTATCAAGTGGATCATAGACGCCGCTCGTTCGAAGAAGGGCGCGCCTATCTCCGCGAAGCTCGCTGACGAGATCATCGCCGCATCGAAGAACGAAGGCGAGGCGGTCAAGAAGCGTGAGAACACCCATAAGATGGCCGAAGCCAACAAGGCGTTCGCTCATTTCGCTTGGTAA
- the fusA gene encoding elongation factor G: MNRDYPLDKVRNFGVIAHIDAGKTTTSERILYYTGMIHKIGEVHEGETTTDWMEQERERGITITAAAITCFWNPTYMPKGDNSMKHRFNVIDTPGHIDFTVEVKRSLRVLDGAVVVFDGVAGVEPQSETNWRYADESNVPRICFINKLDRMGASFEKSFASILERLNKNGVRIQIPVGAEENFKGVIDLVKMKFYTFEGEMGINVIEQEIPADMQAEADKYRAILIEKIAETDDSLMNAYLEGKQFDISTIKAGLRKATLACKLFPVMTGTALKNKGVQLVLDAVVDYLPSPLDIPAVKGHHPDTGEEILRHADDKEPFAALAFKLQNDPFVGALTFFRVYSGTVEAGSYIYNSTTGKKERLSRIVRLQANKREEVTKVYAGEIAAAVGLKDALTSHTLCDENNPIVLEAIKFMEPVISLRIEPATKADQEKMGTALRKLANEDPTFRITSNAETGETLIAGMGELHLEIMVDRMKREFGVNANVGKPQVAYRETILGTAEAEHKYIKQSGGKGQYGHVKITLKPLPALIEGEKIPKNVSRYDDFEFIDSIKGGVIPGEFIPAVEKGVHEAMDRGIVAGYKMVNVSCELTYGSYHDVDSSEIAYKIAASMAFQEGAKRAKPVILEPIMKLEVVAPEKFMGDVTGSIMAKRGMIEGTNPKGQAVSIIAKVPLAEMFGYTTALRSMTSGQGSAQMEFDHYEVVPPNVEKTIVEARK, translated from the coding sequence ATGAATCGAGACTACCCATTGGATAAGGTCCGGAACTTCGGCGTCATCGCCCACATCGATGCGGGTAAGACCACGACTTCGGAGCGAATCCTTTACTACACCGGCATGATCCACAAGATCGGCGAGGTGCACGAGGGCGAGACGACCACTGACTGGATGGAACAGGAGAGGGAGCGCGGCATCACTATTACGGCTGCCGCTATCACCTGTTTCTGGAATCCGACGTACATGCCGAAGGGCGACAACAGCATGAAGCACCGCTTCAACGTCATCGACACTCCGGGACACATCGACTTCACCGTAGAGGTCAAGCGATCCCTCCGCGTGCTCGACGGCGCGGTCGTCGTATTCGACGGCGTGGCAGGCGTAGAGCCGCAGTCTGAGACTAACTGGCGCTATGCGGACGAGTCGAACGTCCCCCGCATCTGTTTCATCAACAAGCTCGACCGCATGGGCGCTTCGTTCGAAAAGTCGTTCGCATCGATCCTCGAACGCCTTAATAAGAACGGCGTGCGCATCCAGATCCCTGTCGGCGCGGAAGAGAACTTCAAGGGCGTCATAGACCTCGTTAAAATGAAGTTCTATACCTTCGAAGGCGAAATGGGCATCAACGTCATCGAACAAGAAATCCCTGCGGACATGCAGGCAGAGGCAGACAAATACCGGGCTATCCTCATCGAAAAGATCGCGGAAACCGACGACAGCCTCATGAACGCGTACCTCGAAGGAAAGCAGTTCGACATCTCGACCATCAAGGCCGGCCTCCGCAAGGCGACCCTCGCATGCAAGCTCTTCCCGGTCATGACCGGTACGGCTCTCAAGAACAAGGGCGTCCAGCTCGTTCTCGACGCCGTCGTGGACTATCTCCCGTCGCCGCTCGACATTCCTGCGGTTAAGGGCCATCACCCTGATACGGGCGAGGAGATCCTCCGTCACGCAGACGACAAGGAGCCTTTCGCGGCGCTCGCATTTAAGCTCCAGAACGATCCGTTCGTCGGCGCGCTCACGTTCTTCCGCGTGTACTCCGGTACCGTAGAAGCTGGTTCGTACATATATAACTCGACCACGGGCAAAAAAGAGCGCCTCTCGCGCATCGTGCGCCTTCAGGCGAACAAGCGCGAAGAAGTGACGAAAGTCTATGCAGGCGAGATCGCTGCAGCCGTAGGCTTAAAGGACGCTCTCACGTCTCATACGCTCTGCGACGAGAACAATCCGATCGTCCTCGAAGCCATCAAGTTCATGGAACCGGTCATCTCGCTTCGCATCGAGCCTGCTACTAAGGCCGACCAGGAGAAGATGGGCACGGCGCTCCGCAAGCTCGCGAACGAAGACCCTACGTTCCGCATCACGTCCAACGCTGAAACGGGCGAGACCCTCATCGCAGGCATGGGCGAGCTCCATCTCGAGATCATGGTAGACCGCATGAAGCGCGAATTCGGCGTCAATGCGAACGTCGGCAAGCCGCAGGTGGCATATCGCGAAACGATCCTCGGGACCGCGGAAGCAGAGCACAAGTACATCAAGCAATCGGGCGGTAAGGGTCAGTACGGCCACGTAAAGATCACTCTCAAGCCTCTCCCTGCATTGATAGAAGGCGAGAAGATCCCGAAGAACGTCTCCCGATACGATGACTTCGAATTCATCGACTCGATCAAGGGCGGCGTCATCCCGGGCGAATTCATCCCTGCGGTAGAGAAAGGTGTTCACGAAGCTATGGATCGCGGTATCGTCGCGGGCTACAAGATGGTGAACGTATCGTGCGAATTGACCTACGGTTCGTACCACGACGTGGACTCTTCGGAAATCGCATATAAGATCGCCGCCTCGATGGCATTCCAGGAAGGCGCCAAGCGTGCGAAGCCCGTCATCCTCGAGCCGATCATGAAGCTCGAAGTCGTAGCCCCGGAGAAATTCATGGGCGACGTCACCGGCTCCATCATGGCGAAGCGCGGCATGATCGAAGGCACGAACCCGAAGGGCCAGGCCGTTTCGATCATCGCAAAGGTCCCGTTGGCCGAGATGTTCGGCTATACGACCGCTCTCCGCTCGATGACCTCGGGCCAGGGAAGCGCGCAGATGGAATTCGACCACTACGAGGTCGTTCCTCCGAACGTCGAGAAGACGATCGTCGAGGCAAGGAAATAG
- the tuf gene encoding elongation factor Tu has product MAEFTRSKPHVNVGTIGHVDHGKTTLTTAILATQARDGLAVGKAYADIAKGGTVRDASKVVTISLAHVEYESNARHYAHIDAPGHADYIKNMITGAAQMDGAILVVSAIDGPMPQTREHILLAKQVGVPRIVVFLNKCDAVEDKDLIDLVEGEVRDLLTKYGYDGANTPVIRGSALKALEAKDNTDEWAMKIKDLMNTLDTYIPMPERATDKPFLMPIEDIFSIEGRGTVVTGRIERGQVKVGDTVEIVGIKDTTNTTITGIEMFNKQLQSGMAGDNAGVLLRGTAKDAVHRGQVLAKPGSVTPHTEFEAEVLILKKEEGGRHTPFFNGYKPQFYVRTTDVTGEVTLKPGVEMVMPGDTVTFSVKLHAPIALEAQQRFAIREGGKTVGAGVVTKINK; this is encoded by the coding sequence ATGGCAGAATTCACACGAAGCAAGCCGCACGTTAACGTGGGTACCATCGGCCACGTTGACCACGGCAAGACTACGCTTACGACTGCGATCCTCGCGACGCAGGCTCGAGACGGTCTTGCAGTAGGCAAGGCATACGCAGATATCGCCAAGGGCGGTACCGTGCGCGATGCATCGAAGGTCGTTACCATCTCGCTCGCTCACGTCGAGTACGAGTCGAACGCGCGCCACTACGCTCACATCGACGCTCCTGGCCACGCCGACTATATCAAGAACATGATCACGGGTGCCGCTCAAATGGACGGCGCTATCCTCGTAGTGTCGGCGATCGACGGCCCTATGCCGCAGACTCGAGAGCACATCCTCCTCGCAAAGCAGGTCGGCGTGCCAAGGATCGTGGTATTCCTCAACAAATGCGATGCCGTTGAAGACAAGGATCTCATCGACCTTGTCGAAGGCGAAGTCAGGGATCTCCTTACGAAATACGGCTATGACGGCGCTAACACTCCTGTTATCCGCGGATCGGCTCTCAAGGCTCTTGAAGCGAAGGACAATACGGACGAGTGGGCAATGAAGATCAAGGATCTCATGAATACGCTCGACACCTATATCCCTATGCCGGAGCGCGCTACGGACAAGCCATTCCTCATGCCTATCGAGGACATCTTCTCGATCGAAGGCCGCGGAACTGTGGTCACGGGCCGTATCGAGCGCGGTCAGGTAAAAGTCGGCGACACCGTCGAGATCGTCGGTATCAAGGACACCACGAACACGACGATCACTGGTATCGAAATGTTCAACAAGCAGCTCCAGTCGGGCATGGCGGGCGACAACGCCGGCGTTCTCCTCCGCGGCACCGCGAAGGACGCCGTCCATCGCGGTCAGGTCCTCGCAAAGCCGGGCTCGGTCACCCCTCACACCGAATTCGAGGCAGAGGTCCTCATCCTCAAGAAGGAAGAAGGTGGCCGCCACACTCCATTCTTCAACGGTTACAAGCCGCAGTTCTACGTTCGAACCACGGACGTTACCGGCGAAGTCACCCTCAAGCCTGGCGTTGAAATGGTCATGCCTGGCGACACCGTCACGTTTTCGGTCAAGCTCCACGCTCCTATCGCCCTTGAGGCGCAGCAGCGCTTCGCTATCCGCGAAGGCGGCAAGACCGTAGGCGCAGGCGTCGTCACCAAGATCAACAAGTAA
- the rpsJ gene encoding 30S ribosomal protein S10 — translation MMATAPKKAAPKKAPAKAKAADTSPRLRIRVRAYENKILDASVKQIIDTALRYDVTVLGPVPLPTEIKKYTVNRSSFVYKNAREQFEMRVHKRLIDILNPNAKIIEALTNMSLPSGVNIDVKMI, via the coding sequence ATTATGGCTACGGCTCCTAAAAAAGCAGCTCCGAAGAAGGCTCCGGCAAAAGCGAAAGCGGCAGACACCTCTCCTCGCTTGAGGATCCGCGTGCGAGCGTACGAGAACAAGATCCTCGACGCTTCGGTCAAGCAGATCATCGACACCGCTCTCCGTTACGACGTAACGGTTCTCGGCCCGGTCCCTCTTCCTACGGAGATCAAGAAATATACGGTGAACCGCTCGTCGTTCGTATACAAGAATGCGCGAGAACAGTTCGAGATGCGAGTCCACAAGCGCCTCATCGATATCTTGAATCCGAACGCGAAGATCATCGAAGCCCTTACGAATATGTCGCTCCCATCGGGCGTGAACATCGACGTCAAGATGATCTAA
- a CDS encoding type II secretion system protein, which produces MKNLKKGFTLIELLVVIAIIGILSSVVLASLNSARNKGSDAAVKAQLVSLRPQAELYFDGAGNYGSAAGTVSSCSTSGSIFVADPKMSDQIAALASTSPAVACYASPAGTQTAWAVSAQLVSTSTYWCVDSMGASKGSSGPATSSVCP; this is translated from the coding sequence ATGAAGAATTTGAAGAAAGGCTTTACCCTCATCGAACTCCTCGTTGTGATCGCTATCATCGGCATATTGTCGTCGGTAGTGCTCGCATCGTTGAATTCGGCGCGAAACAAGGGCAGCGACGCGGCCGTAAAGGCGCAGCTCGTCTCCCTTCGCCCTCAAGCGGAGCTCTATTTCGACGGCGCGGGCAATTACGGATCGGCGGCAGGCACGGTCTCGTCATGCTCGACCTCTGGCTCGATATTCGTCGCCGACCCGAAGATGAGCGACCAGATAGCGGCATTGGCATCTACGTCCCCTGCAGTGGCATGCTACGCATCCCCTGCCGGAACCCAGACGGCATGGGCGGTATCGGCGCAGCTCGTCTCGACCTCGACTTATTGGTGCGTAGACTCTATGGGCGCATCGAAGGGTTCGTCGGGTCCTGCCACGTCGTCGGTCTGTCCTTAG
- the rplC gene encoding 50S ribosomal protein L3: MKKFILGTKKAMTQVFDAEGRAFPATVLSAGPVTVTQVKTVDNDGYSAFQVGFGDQKESRLGKALVGHMKDKGAGNFRHLGEFCVSAEEAAKFKVGDKIDLSMFAVGDTVSVRSESKGKGFQGAVKRHHFKGGSRTHGQKHSEREVGSINGKGRHSSGRVNKGKRMPGRMGGDMVTVKNLKVLQVRPETNELVIHGSLPGRKGVLVSIVA; the protein is encoded by the coding sequence ATGAAGAAATTCATCCTTGGCACTAAAAAGGCCATGACGCAGGTCTTCGACGCAGAGGGCCGCGCCTTCCCGGCGACGGTCCTTTCGGCAGGCCCTGTTACGGTCACGCAGGTAAAGACGGTAGACAACGACGGATATTCGGCTTTCCAGGTCGGCTTCGGCGACCAGAAGGAGTCTCGCCTCGGTAAGGCTCTTGTCGGACATATGAAGGACAAAGGCGCCGGCAATTTCCGACACCTCGGCGAATTCTGCGTTTCCGCGGAAGAGGCCGCTAAATTCAAGGTCGGCGACAAGATCGACCTTTCCATGTTCGCCGTAGGCGATACGGTTTCGGTTCGCTCGGAATCGAAGGGCAAGGGCTTCCAGGGTGCCGTCAAGCGCCACCACTTCAAGGGCGGTTCGCGAACCCACGGCCAGAAGCACTCGGAGCGCGAAGTCGGTTCGATCAACGGCAAAGGCCGCCACAGCTCGGGCCGCGTCAACAAGGGCAAGCGCATGCCGGGACGCATGGGCGGCGACATGGTCACCGTCAAGAATCTCAAGGTCCTCCAGGTCCGCCCGGAGACCAATGAACTCGTTATCCACGGCTCTCTTCCCGGTCGAAAGGGAGTTCTCGTATCTATCGTCGCGTAA
- the rplD gene encoding 50S ribosomal protein L4, which translates to MKNETKAVKKAAAPKAKAPKAAKASVGLEATIYNTKGASAGTVKLPEKVFGLPWNADLVHQVMHSMMSTARQPIAHTKTRGEVRGGGKKPWRQKGTGRARHGSTRSPLWVGGGVAHGPRNDKNYDRKVNKGAKAKAFLTLLSKKYRDGEVIFVESLSFSAPKTAEAISALAGLAKNKDFSKLVTKPKNAAFIALSKKDVNVEKSFRNVRAVSVDEVRNVNLLDVLTNKFLVIENPTESLKVIENKI; encoded by the coding sequence ATGAAAAACGAAACTAAAGCAGTAAAGAAGGCGGCAGCGCCAAAGGCGAAGGCTCCAAAGGCAGCAAAAGCTTCTGTCGGCCTCGAGGCGACGATCTATAACACCAAGGGCGCATCGGCAGGCACGGTCAAGCTCCCTGAAAAGGTCTTCGGCCTTCCATGGAATGCTGACCTTGTCCACCAGGTCATGCACTCGATGATGTCGACCGCTCGACAGCCTATTGCTCATACCAAGACCCGCGGGGAAGTGCGCGGCGGCGGCAAGAAGCCATGGCGCCAGAAGGGCACCGGTCGCGCTCGACACGGCTCTACCCGATCGCCTCTTTGGGTAGGCGGCGGCGTCGCTCACGGCCCTCGCAACGACAAGAACTATGATCGCAAGGTCAATAAGGGCGCGAAGGCGAAGGCTTTCCTCACGCTCCTTTCCAAGAAGTACCGCGACGGCGAGGTCATCTTCGTCGAATCGCTCTCGTTCTCGGCTCCGAAGACCGCTGAGGCTATCTCGGCTCTTGCCGGCCTCGCCAAGAATAAGGATTTCAGCAAGCTCGTCACGAAGCCTAAGAACGCGGCATTCATCGCTCTTTCGAAGAAAGACGTCAACGTCGAGAAGTCCTTCAGGAACGTCCGCGCAGTCTCCGTAGACGAAGTGCGAAACGTCAACCTCCTCGATGTCCTCACCAACAAATTCCTCGTCATCGAGAATCCTACGGAGTCGCTCAAGGTTATCGAAAATAAGATCTAA
- the rplW gene encoding 50S ribosomal protein L23, whose protein sequence is MSLFNTQRKKAGNATAGEDKAKKTKAVAVVKPAKEDKKEAKAKKESKDEKRAAAAAGVVFDKKSVIIKPRVTEKAGILSQSGVYTFDVKVGANVRQIADAIEAAYKVTPVKVSTAAVKGKAMFARGRKGSTSAGKKAYVYLEKGQTIEFI, encoded by the coding sequence ATGTCGCTTTTCAACACACAAAGGAAGAAGGCCGGCAATGCGACCGCAGGCGAGGACAAGGCAAAGAAGACCAAGGCCGTCGCCGTAGTTAAGCCTGCCAAGGAGGATAAAAAGGAAGCAAAAGCAAAGAAGGAGTCCAAGGACGAAAAGCGCGCTGCAGCGGCTGCGGGCGTCGTCTTCGACAAGAAGTCGGTCATCATCAAACCCCGCGTCACGGAAAAGGCAGGCATCCTCTCGCAGTCGGGCGTATACACGTTCGATGTGAAGGTAGGCGCGAACGTCCGCCAGATCGCTGACGCTATCGAAGCCGCATACAAGGTCACGCCGGTAAAGGTCTCGACCGCTGCGGTAAAGGGCAAGGCCATGTTCGCTCGCGGCCGAAAGGGTTCGACTTCGGCAGGCAAGAAGGCCTACGTCTATCTCGAGAAGGGACAGACCATCGAATTCATATAA